One region of Paucibacter aquatile genomic DNA includes:
- the ltaE gene encoding low-specificity L-threonine aldolase, which produces MSTVVDLRSDTVTQPTVAMRAAMMAAPLGDDVFADDPSVNALQHALAERLGFEAALFMPTGTQSNLAALMAHCQRGEEYIVGQFAHTYRWEGGGAAVLGSIQPQPLPHQADGSLSLADIEANIKPDDAHFARTRLLTLENTIGGKVLPMDYLAAASALAQKHGLTRHLDGARLFNAAVAVDAADPYAAARRICSHFDSVSVCFSKGLGAPVGSVLCGSAAVIQRAHRWRKMLGGGMRQAGVLAAAAHHALDHHVHRLADDHALAQRLAQGLQGIAGLSVEAPQTNIVFVDVAQGERAAGLLPYLKSRGVLATGLYRLRFVTHLDVDAAGVDHAVATVREYFA; this is translated from the coding sequence ATGAGCACTGTTGTCGATCTTCGCAGTGATACGGTGACTCAGCCGACGGTCGCGATGCGGGCTGCCATGATGGCGGCTCCGTTGGGTGACGATGTGTTTGCCGATGACCCCTCGGTCAATGCCTTGCAGCATGCCCTGGCCGAGCGTCTCGGCTTTGAGGCGGCACTCTTCATGCCCACCGGCACGCAAAGCAATCTGGCGGCGCTGATGGCGCATTGCCAGCGCGGCGAGGAGTACATCGTCGGCCAGTTCGCCCACACCTACCGCTGGGAAGGCGGCGGTGCGGCCGTGCTCGGCTCCATCCAGCCCCAGCCGCTGCCGCATCAGGCCGACGGCTCGCTGTCCTTGGCCGATATCGAGGCCAATATCAAGCCCGATGACGCCCATTTCGCGCGCACCCGCTTGCTGACGCTGGAGAACACCATCGGCGGCAAGGTGTTGCCCATGGACTATCTGGCTGCCGCCTCGGCCCTGGCGCAGAAACATGGGCTGACGCGCCATCTGGACGGTGCGCGCCTGTTCAATGCCGCGGTAGCCGTGGATGCCGCGGATCCGTATGCTGCGGCGCGGCGCATCTGCAGCCATTTCGACAGCGTTTCGGTCTGTTTTTCCAAAGGCCTGGGCGCCCCGGTCGGTTCGGTGCTCTGCGGCTCGGCGGCGGTGATCCAGCGCGCCCACCGCTGGCGCAAGATGCTGGGCGGTGGCATGCGTCAGGCCGGTGTGCTGGCGGCTGCAGCCCACCATGCGCTGGACCATCACGTTCATCGCCTGGCCGACGACCATGCCCTGGCTCAGCGTCTGGCTCAGGGCCTGCAAGGCATTGCCGGCCTGAGCGTGGAAGCGCCGCAGACCAATATCGTGTTTGTCGATGTGGCTCAGGGAGAGCGTGCTGCAGGCTTGTTGCCTTATCTGAAATCGCGCGGCGTGCTGGCCACGGGCCTGTATCGCCTGCGTTTTGTGACCCATCTGGATGTGGATGCGGCCGGTGTGGACCACGCTGTGGCGACCGTGCGCGAGTACTTCGCTTGA
- the trpD gene encoding anthranilate phosphoribosyltransferase — MPITDTEALTRVIEHREIFHDEMLTLMRRIMAGEMSPVMAAALLAGLRVKKETIGEITAAAQVMRELSNKVPLEPALHPHLVDVVGTGGDGAHTFNISTCSMFVAAAAGAQVAKHGNRSVSSKTGSADVLEQLGANIMLSPAQVAESVAQTGIGFMFAPNHHPAMKNIAPVRKEMGVRTIFNILGPLTNPAGAPNILMGVFHPDLVGIQVRVMQRLGAEHALVVYGKDGMDEISLGAATLVGELKNGEVREYEIHPEDFGLAMVSNRSLRVAGPEESRVMLLGALANEDGAARDIVLLNAGATLYAANVASSIADGIARARAAIASGAARAKLDQFVAATQALGRG; from the coding sequence ATGCCGATCACCGACACCGAAGCCCTGACCCGCGTCATCGAACACCGGGAAATCTTCCACGACGAGATGCTGACCCTGATGCGTCGCATCATGGCCGGCGAGATGTCGCCTGTCATGGCCGCCGCCCTGCTGGCCGGCCTGCGGGTGAAAAAGGAAACCATCGGCGAGATCACCGCCGCCGCGCAGGTGATGCGCGAGCTGTCCAACAAGGTGCCGCTGGAGCCGGCCCTGCATCCGCATCTGGTCGATGTGGTGGGCACGGGCGGCGATGGCGCCCACACTTTCAACATCTCCACCTGCTCGATGTTCGTGGCTGCCGCTGCCGGCGCGCAGGTGGCCAAGCATGGCAACCGCAGTGTCTCCAGCAAGACCGGCAGCGCCGATGTGCTGGAGCAGCTGGGCGCCAACATCATGCTCAGCCCGGCCCAGGTGGCCGAGAGCGTGGCGCAGACCGGCATCGGGTTCATGTTCGCGCCCAACCACCATCCGGCGATGAAGAACATCGCCCCGGTGCGCAAGGAGATGGGCGTGCGCACCATCTTCAACATCCTGGGCCCGCTGACCAACCCGGCCGGCGCGCCCAACATCCTGATGGGCGTGTTCCACCCCGATCTGGTCGGCATCCAGGTGCGTGTGATGCAGCGCCTGGGCGCCGAGCATGCCCTGGTGGTCTACGGCAAGGACGGCATGGACGAGATCTCGCTGGGCGCCGCCACCCTGGTGGGAGAGCTGAAGAACGGCGAGGTGCGCGAGTACGAGATCCACCCCGAGGACTTCGGCCTGGCCATGGTGTCCAACCGCAGCCTGCGCGTGGCCGGCCCCGAGGAGTCGCGCGTGATGCTGCTCGGCGCCCTGGCCAATGAGGACGGCGCGGCGCGTGACATCGTGCTGCTCAATGCCGGCGCCACCCTGTACGCCGCCAATGTGGCCAGCTCCATCGCCGACGGCATCGCCCGCGCCCGCGCGGCCATTGCCAGCGGCGCGGCCCGCGCCAAGCTCGACCAGTTTGTGGCCGCCACACAAGCTCTCGGCCGCGGCTGA
- the trpC gene encoding indole-3-glycerol phosphate synthase TrpC, giving the protein MSDILRRIVAVKHEELAVLRRQRSLASLREEAESAERRADLRDFEAALRARIAAGNPLKGSAVIAEIKKASPSKGVLRANFEPAAIAQSYARHGAACLSVLTDAQFFQGSVAYLQQARAACALPVLRKDFMVDEYQVFEARAMGADCILLIAACLDDAQMADLEAVAQSLGLAVLVEVHDGAELDRALRLKTPLVGINNRNLRSFEVTLDTTLGLLDRVPAERLLVTESGILAAADVQTMRAANVHAFLVGEAFMRAPDPGEALAALFA; this is encoded by the coding sequence ATGTCCGACATCCTCCGCCGCATCGTTGCGGTCAAACATGAAGAGCTGGCCGTGCTGCGCCGCCAGCGCTCGCTGGCCAGCCTGCGCGAGGAGGCCGAGAGTGCCGAGCGCCGCGCCGACCTGCGCGACTTCGAAGCGGCGCTGCGCGCCCGGATCGCCGCTGGCAATCCCTTGAAGGGAAGTGCCGTGATCGCCGAGATCAAGAAGGCCAGCCCCAGCAAGGGCGTGCTGCGCGCGAACTTCGAGCCAGCCGCCATCGCGCAGAGTTATGCCCGCCACGGCGCCGCCTGCCTGAGTGTGCTGACCGATGCGCAGTTCTTCCAGGGCTCGGTCGCCTACCTGCAGCAGGCCCGCGCGGCCTGCGCGCTGCCGGTGCTGCGCAAGGACTTCATGGTCGACGAGTACCAGGTCTTTGAAGCGCGGGCCATGGGGGCCGACTGCATCCTGCTGATCGCCGCCTGCCTCGATGATGCGCAGATGGCCGATCTCGAGGCCGTGGCGCAGAGCCTGGGCCTGGCCGTGCTGGTCGAGGTGCACGACGGTGCCGAGTTGGACCGCGCCCTGCGCCTCAAGACCCCGCTGGTCGGCATCAACAACCGCAATCTGCGCAGCTTCGAGGTCACGCTGGACACCACCCTGGGTCTGCTGGACCGTGTGCCGGCCGAGCGTCTGCTGGTGACCGAGTCCGGCATTCTGGCGGCAGCCGATGTGCAGACCATGCGCGCCGCGAACGTGCATGCCTTCCTGGTTGGCGAGGCCTTCATGCGTGCGCCCGATCCGGGTGAGGCGCTGGCCGCCTTGTTCGCCTGA
- a CDS encoding uracil-DNA glycosylase, giving the protein MSLDLLAPVDPGWQPVLDAWVASAEGQRLLVFLQRRREAGARIYPPEPLRALRLTPLAETRVLILGQDPYHGPGQAEGLAFSVPEGVTPPPSLRNVFKELQRDLGQQPPMSPHLGAWARRGVLLLNSCFTVEDGAPASHAKQGWEALSDALIAAAARDPAPKVFMLWGAYAQAKAPLIAAAQGPGAASHCVLQANHPSPLSALRPPVPFIGCGHFSAAAAFLAQHGRALDWSLD; this is encoded by the coding sequence GTGAGTCTGGACCTGCTGGCCCCCGTGGACCCCGGCTGGCAGCCGGTGCTCGATGCCTGGGTGGCCAGCGCCGAGGGCCAGCGCCTGCTGGTTTTCTTGCAGCGCCGCCGCGAAGCCGGTGCGCGGATCTACCCGCCCGAGCCGCTGCGTGCCCTGCGCCTCACGCCCCTGGCCGAGACCCGTGTGCTCATCCTCGGTCAGGATCCGTACCACGGGCCGGGGCAGGCCGAGGGTCTGGCGTTCTCGGTGCCCGAGGGGGTGACGCCGCCGCCCAGCCTGCGCAATGTGTTCAAGGAACTGCAGCGCGATCTGGGCCAGCAGCCGCCCATGTCGCCACATCTGGGTGCCTGGGCGCGGCGCGGTGTGCTGCTGCTCAACAGCTGTTTCACGGTGGAAGATGGCGCGCCCGCCAGCCACGCCAAGCAGGGCTGGGAAGCCCTGAGCGACGCCCTGATCGCCGCGGCCGCGCGCGACCCCGCGCCCAAGGTCTTCATGCTCTGGGGCGCGTACGCGCAGGCCAAGGCGCCACTGATCGCGGCGGCTCAAGGCCCGGGCGCCGCGTCGCACTGCGTCTTGCAGGCCAACCACCCCTCACCGCTCTCGGCCTTGCGGCCGCCCGTGCCTTTCATCGGCTGCGGGCATTTCAGCGCCGCGGCGGCCTTTTTGGCGCAACACGGTCGCGCGCTGGACTGGTCGCTGGACTGA
- a CDS encoding glucosamine kinase nucleotide-binding domain-containing protein, which translates to MKTVILRSQALQGATASDLSAAVQYLIGVDGGGTGTRVRLSDRDGVLLGQGESGPSALGQGAEQAWRHIQQAVQAAAAQAGLGELDLSRCAIGLGLSGTGVEAQVEAFSALQPGYALVALDNDGFTTLLGAHGGEPGAVVAAGTGTIGEGLRRNGERAYISGWGWVCGDEGSGAWLGLKAMRHAQQALDGRAEAGALARAVWAVAGQDRATILAWCAAAGQHGYASLAPLVFDHAPNDPVAAGFVADAVSELERLAHALDPQAELPLALCGSIALRLSSEFSGTIRARCVSPRGDSAEGALHLVRSALQR; encoded by the coding sequence ATGAAAACGGTCATCCTTCGTTCACAAGCCCTGCAGGGCGCCACGGCTTCCGATCTTTCGGCAGCGGTGCAGTACCTGATCGGGGTGGACGGTGGCGGCACCGGCACCCGCGTGCGCTTGAGCGACCGGGACGGCGTGCTGCTGGGGCAGGGCGAGTCCGGCCCTTCGGCCCTGGGTCAAGGCGCCGAGCAAGCCTGGCGCCACATCCAGCAGGCCGTGCAGGCCGCGGCTGCGCAAGCAGGCCTGGGTGAGCTGGATCTGTCGCGCTGCGCCATCGGCTTGGGCCTGTCGGGCACCGGCGTCGAGGCGCAGGTCGAGGCCTTCTCGGCCCTGCAGCCTGGCTATGCCCTGGTGGCCCTGGACAACGACGGTTTCACCACCTTGCTGGGCGCCCATGGCGGTGAGCCCGGCGCGGTGGTCGCGGCGGGCACCGGCACCATCGGTGAAGGCCTGCGCCGCAATGGCGAGCGCGCCTACATCAGCGGTTGGGGCTGGGTCTGCGGCGATGAGGGCAGCGGCGCCTGGCTGGGCCTGAAGGCCATGCGCCATGCCCAGCAGGCCCTGGACGGCCGCGCTGAAGCCGGCGCGCTGGCCCGCGCTGTCTGGGCCGTGGCCGGCCAGGACCGCGCCACCATCCTGGCCTGGTGCGCTGCCGCCGGTCAGCATGGTTATGCCAGCCTGGCGCCCCTGGTCTTCGACCACGCGCCGAACGATCCGGTGGCGGCCGGCTTTGTCGCCGATGCCGTGAGCGAGCTGGAACGCCTGGCCCACGCCCTGGATCCCCAGGCTGAACTGCCTCTGGCACTGTGCGGAAGCATCGCTTTGCGTTTGAGTTCCGAATTCTCAGGCACCATTCGTGCCCGCTGCGTGTCACCTCGGGGTGATTCCGCCGAAGGTGCGCTGCACCTGGTGCGCAGCGCACTGCAACGCTGA
- a CDS encoding GntR family transcriptional regulator, whose protein sequence is MSIAFQFKPDPDAASPLYMQLAHKLAQAIREGVYHADEALPSERVLSESLDLSRVTARKAIDRLVEQGLIIRKRGSGNYIAPKLEQPLSRLTSFSEELQQRGFKPSSRWLTRSFTPAAPDEQLSLGLSTGERVARLERLRLADTVVMAYEVSVLPEAVLPDPASVQASLYEHLAKLGGAPVRALQHIRAINADTKLASLLEVPVGQAVLFITRVGYLESGHAVELTHSYCRSDYYDFVAEMRREG, encoded by the coding sequence ATGAGCATCGCATTTCAATTCAAGCCCGATCCGGACGCCGCCTCGCCGCTGTACATGCAGCTGGCCCACAAGCTGGCCCAGGCCATCCGTGAGGGCGTGTACCACGCCGACGAGGCCCTGCCTTCGGAGCGGGTGCTGTCTGAATCGCTGGACCTGTCGCGCGTGACCGCGCGCAAGGCCATCGATCGCCTGGTCGAGCAAGGCCTGATCATCCGCAAGCGCGGTTCGGGCAACTACATCGCGCCCAAGCTGGAGCAGCCGCTGTCGCGCCTGACCAGCTTCTCGGAAGAGCTGCAGCAACGCGGCTTCAAGCCCAGCTCGCGCTGGCTGACCCGCAGCTTCACGCCGGCCGCGCCGGACGAGCAGCTGAGCCTGGGCCTGTCCACCGGCGAGCGCGTGGCGCGTCTGGAGCGCTTGCGTCTGGCCGACACCGTGGTCATGGCCTACGAGGTCAGCGTGCTGCCCGAGGCCGTGCTGCCCGATCCGGCCAGCGTGCAGGCCTCTTTGTACGAACACCTGGCCAAGCTCGGCGGCGCCCCGGTGCGCGCGCTGCAGCACATCCGGGCCATCAATGCCGACACCAAACTCGCCAGTCTGCTGGAAGTGCCGGTGGGCCAGGCCGTTTTGTTCATCACCCGTGTGGGCTATCTGGAATCGGGTCATGCCGTCGAGCTGACGCATTCCTACTGCCGCAGCGATTACTACGACTTTGTCGCCGAGATGCGGCGCGAGGGATAG
- the nagA gene encoding N-acetylglucosamine-6-phosphate deacetylase — protein MTSVQHIDADILTPQGFVRGRLDYVEGRVSAIHGSPVTESQVRHDAGERQIVLPGFIDVHVHGGGGRDTMEGGDAAGQIGRLHVRHGTTSMLATTMTAPLDEIRSALSALGPFCAQRAPGSARLLGVHLEGPYINPGKLGAQPDFAKPATLAEIHALHALAPIRLITLAPELPGTLDLIAELRAEGFQVQIGHTAGTYEDGVQALQHGAGGFTHLFNAMSGLHHREPGMVGAALAHAKYAEIIPDLLHVHPGAIRVAMRAIPCMFCVTDSTAAAGMPDGEYSLGRHRVTKCMGGVRLPDGTLAGSTLTMDQALRNLVGLGLEIEDASRRVSTFAADYMGLEDRGRLQPGAWADFVVLDRDLQLQGVVVEGEKIDLA, from the coding sequence ATGACCTCAGTACAGCACATCGACGCAGACATCCTCACGCCGCAAGGCTTTGTACGGGGTCGACTGGACTATGTTGAAGGGCGCGTGAGCGCCATCCACGGCAGCCCGGTCACGGAAAGCCAGGTCCGGCACGATGCCGGCGAGCGCCAGATCGTGCTGCCTGGTTTCATCGATGTGCATGTGCACGGCGGCGGTGGCCGCGACACCATGGAAGGCGGCGACGCCGCGGGCCAGATCGGGCGATTGCATGTGCGCCACGGCACCACCTCCATGCTGGCCACCACCATGACGGCGCCGCTGGACGAGATCCGCTCGGCCCTCAGCGCCCTCGGCCCGTTTTGCGCCCAGCGCGCGCCGGGCTCGGCCCGCCTGCTCGGCGTGCACCTGGAAGGCCCTTACATCAACCCCGGCAAGCTCGGTGCCCAGCCCGACTTTGCCAAGCCCGCGACCCTGGCCGAGATCCATGCCCTGCATGCCTTGGCGCCCATCCGCCTGATCACCCTGGCGCCGGAACTGCCCGGCACGCTGGACCTGATCGCCGAGCTGCGCGCCGAAGGATTCCAGGTGCAGATCGGCCACACGGCCGGCACCTACGAGGACGGCGTGCAGGCCCTGCAGCACGGCGCCGGTGGCTTCACCCATTTGTTCAACGCCATGTCCGGCCTGCACCACCGCGAGCCCGGCATGGTGGGCGCGGCCCTGGCCCATGCCAAGTACGCCGAGATCATCCCGGACCTGCTGCATGTGCACCCCGGCGCCATCCGCGTGGCCATGCGCGCGATCCCCTGCATGTTCTGCGTCACCGATTCCACGGCCGCGGCCGGCATGCCCGATGGCGAGTACAGCCTGGGCCGCCACCGCGTGACCAAGTGCATGGGCGGCGTGCGCCTGCCCGACGGCACCCTGGCCGGCAGCACCCTGACCATGGATCAGGCCTTGCGCAATCTGGTCGGTCTGGGCCTGGAGATTGAAGACGCCTCGCGGCGCGTGTCGACCTTTGCTGCCGACTACATGGGTTTGGAAGATCGCGGTCGCCTGCAGCCTGGTGCTTGGGCGGATTTTGTTGTACTGGACCGTGATTTGCAGTTGCAAGGCGTGGTCGTTGAAGGAGAAAAAATTGACCTCGCCTGA
- a CDS encoding SIS domain-containing protein, with amino-acid sequence MLQEALSAPAAVAHQLAHDQNAYAELGEALREQPPTALLTVARGSSDHAAHYMAYLMMARMGRLVTSLPMSLVTLYQSKIVCDGLVSLAFSQSGQSPDLVAPTKFFREGGARTVAFVNAESSPLADAAQFVFPLRSGPELSVAATKSYIAQLVAGARVVAAWSGDEDLQAALQQLPSALEEAAKQRWDVAVDVLKGADKLFVIGRGTGLPIAMEAALKFKETCGIQAEAFSGAEVKHGPMALVDEGYPMLVFAPRGPAQAGLIALAEEMRGRGARVLLAAPAGTPGAELPLACTGNEDLDPIAVVQSFYPMVEALARARGRNPDAPPHLAKVTKTN; translated from the coding sequence ATGTTGCAAGAAGCCCTGAGTGCCCCCGCCGCTGTCGCACACCAGCTGGCCCATGACCAGAACGCCTACGCCGAGCTGGGCGAGGCCCTGCGCGAGCAGCCGCCCACGGCGCTGCTGACCGTGGCCCGTGGCAGCTCGGACCATGCCGCCCACTACATGGCCTATCTGATGATGGCGCGCATGGGCCGCCTGGTGACTTCGCTGCCGATGTCGCTGGTGACGCTGTACCAGAGCAAGATCGTCTGCGACGGCCTGGTGTCCCTTGCCTTCTCGCAATCGGGCCAAAGCCCCGATCTGGTCGCACCGACCAAGTTCTTCCGTGAAGGCGGTGCCCGCACCGTGGCTTTCGTCAATGCCGAGAGCTCGCCGCTGGCCGATGCCGCGCAATTCGTGTTCCCGCTGCGCTCGGGCCCCGAGCTGAGCGTGGCCGCCACCAAGAGCTATATCGCCCAGCTGGTGGCCGGCGCCCGCGTGGTGGCCGCCTGGAGCGGTGATGAAGACCTGCAGGCCGCGCTGCAGCAGCTGCCCTCGGCCCTGGAAGAAGCAGCCAAGCAGCGCTGGGATGTGGCGGTGGACGTGCTCAAGGGCGCGGACAAGCTCTTCGTCATCGGCCGTGGCACGGGCCTGCCCATCGCCATGGAAGCGGCGCTGAAGTTCAAGGAAACCTGCGGCATCCAGGCCGAGGCCTTCTCGGGCGCCGAGGTCAAGCATGGCCCCATGGCCCTGGTGGACGAGGGCTACCCCATGCTGGTGTTCGCGCCGCGTGGCCCGGCCCAGGCCGGCCTGATTGCCCTGGCCGAGGAAATGCGCGGCCGTGGTGCCCGTGTGCTGCTGGCTGCGCCGGCCGGCACGCCCGGCGCCGAGCTGCCCCTGGCCTGCACCGGCAATGAAGACCTGGACCCGATCGCCGTGGTGCAGAGCTTCTACCCCATGGTGGAAGCCCTGGCCCGCGCCCGCGGCCGCAACCCGGATGCGCCGCCGCATCTGGCCAAGGTCACCAAGACGAACTGA
- the nagZ gene encoding beta-N-acetylhexosaminidase, giving the protein MTAFHPGQLVMVDIQGKSLDAATAEFLRANQVRAVCLFRKNLGTEAEVRQLTRDLREVMGPGALIGLDQEGGSVVRATFLPQAPSAMALGAADDAALAEKVGAAVARGLASIGVNWNFAPVLDINNNPANPVIAERSFSEDADDVTRLAGAWMAGSLREGVACCVKHFPGHGDTHVDSHLALPTVDKSRAELDALELRPFKALRDAAPAVMTAHIVYPKIDPDHPATLSTKILGDILRREWGYDGVVITDALMMKAIFERYGYARAAVMAIQAGADMILAQGSLDEQGQSIQALKDAFERGELTLEQGRIAAARLDKLAAAYPVRHDDYQGEPRGADDRLMRQAWAAGLTALRGATPPVRDAALRVFVQPEVPTDGVSEAGPSGAQIVELFRAFPNAQIEFVEDILALDWATVPQDGCLNIVASTHRMRYGQNARAWTPDLHLVLWNPFQALDVPGPTVVSWGYADGALAGLQAWLQGEHVAAAQSPVRLD; this is encoded by the coding sequence ATGACTGCTTTTCATCCCGGCCAGCTGGTGATGGTCGACATCCAGGGCAAGTCCCTGGACGCGGCCACCGCCGAGTTCCTGCGCGCCAACCAGGTGCGCGCCGTCTGCCTGTTCCGCAAGAACCTGGGTACCGAAGCCGAAGTGCGCCAGCTGACCCGCGATCTGCGCGAGGTCATGGGCCCCGGCGCTCTGATCGGCCTCGACCAGGAAGGCGGCTCGGTGGTGCGCGCCACCTTTCTGCCGCAGGCGCCCTCGGCCATGGCCTTGGGCGCGGCCGATGACGCCGCCCTGGCCGAGAAGGTCGGCGCCGCGGTCGCTCGCGGCCTGGCGTCCATCGGTGTGAACTGGAACTTCGCACCGGTGCTGGACATCAACAACAACCCGGCCAACCCGGTGATCGCCGAGCGCAGCTTCTCCGAAGATGCCGATGATGTGACCCGTTTGGCCGGCGCCTGGATGGCCGGTTCGCTGCGCGAAGGCGTGGCCTGCTGCGTCAAGCATTTCCCCGGCCACGGCGACACCCATGTGGACTCGCACCTGGCCCTGCCGACGGTGGACAAGAGCCGCGCCGAGCTGGATGCGCTGGAGTTGCGCCCCTTCAAGGCCTTGCGTGATGCGGCACCCGCCGTGATGACGGCCCACATCGTCTACCCGAAGATCGACCCCGATCACCCGGCCACCTTGTCGACCAAGATCCTGGGCGACATCCTGCGCCGTGAGTGGGGCTACGACGGCGTGGTCATCACCGACGCGCTGATGATGAAGGCCATCTTCGAGCGCTACGGCTACGCCCGCGCCGCCGTGATGGCCATCCAGGCCGGTGCCGACATGATCCTGGCCCAGGGTTCGCTGGACGAGCAGGGCCAGTCCATCCAGGCCTTGAAAGACGCCTTCGAGCGCGGCGAGCTGACCCTGGAGCAGGGCCGCATCGCCGCCGCCCGCCTGGACAAGCTGGCCGCCGCCTACCCGGTGCGTCACGACGACTACCAGGGCGAGCCGCGCGGCGCCGATGACCGCCTGATGCGCCAAGCCTGGGCCGCCGGCCTGACCGCCTTGCGCGGCGCCACGCCGCCGGTCCGCGACGCGGCGCTGCGCGTGTTCGTGCAGCCCGAGGTGCCGACCGATGGCGTCTCGGAAGCCGGCCCCTCGGGCGCGCAAATCGTCGAGCTCTTCCGTGCCTTCCCGAATGCCCAGATTGAGTTCGTCGAGGACATCCTGGCCCTGGACTGGGCCACGGTGCCGCAGGATGGGTGCCTGAACATCGTCGCCTCCACCCACCGCATGCGTTACGGCCAGAACGCCCGCGCCTGGACGCCTGACCTGCATCTGGTGCTCTGGAACCCTTTCCAGGCCCTCGATGTGCCGGGACCGACCGTGGTGAGCTGGGGTTATGCCGATGGCGCTCTGGCCGGCCTGCAGGCATGGTTGCAGGGCGAGCATGTGGCCGCTGCGCAGTCGCCTGTGCGTCTGGACTGA
- a CDS encoding MFS transporter encodes MNTTTLNAERTETSMSPADTKNKARAPGTWVLSLYFLQGLPFFMVNLVSALMFKSLGVSNEDITRWTGLLGLAWVFKPLWSPLLELAPSKKWMVISFQALGAAALGLIALSLNLPSFFVICIALLAVAAIASASHDIVCDGLYIATLSGKQRAVWAGWLGTCFNGSKLFAMGGLVILAGTLEKSAGPVVAWATVFGIAAVTMAVLAAYHVWALPDTRSSVEAGGSIEVAGTLGDVIRSFFKLEGVWVAIAFIILFRAGEAQVQAMGPLFMKDARELGGLGMATTEVGLSYGTAGTLAFLAGSIASGYFTAWLGLRRAMIWLLLAMNLPNLAFYALAVSQTTNLWWISLAVSLETFGYGFGFVAVILFMMQFVAKSKYQTAHYAIATGFMALGYVIFKAISGDVQKLLGYQNFFLWVVLSAIPVFLMLKVLPIREDEAAEPTPEA; translated from the coding sequence ATGAACACCACCACCTTGAACGCCGAGCGCACCGAGACCTCCATGAGCCCAGCCGACACGAAGAACAAGGCCCGCGCGCCCGGCACCTGGGTGCTCAGCCTGTACTTCCTGCAGGGCTTGCCCTTCTTCATGGTCAATCTGGTCTCGGCCCTGATGTTCAAGAGCCTGGGTGTGTCCAACGAGGACATCACGCGCTGGACCGGTCTGCTCGGTCTGGCCTGGGTGTTCAAGCCCCTGTGGAGCCCGCTGCTGGAACTGGCCCCGAGCAAGAAGTGGATGGTGATCAGCTTCCAGGCCCTGGGTGCGGCGGCGCTCGGCCTGATCGCGCTCTCGCTCAATCTGCCGAGCTTCTTTGTCATCTGCATCGCCTTGCTGGCGGTGGCCGCGATCGCTTCCGCCTCGCATGACATCGTCTGCGACGGCCTCTACATCGCCACTCTGAGCGGCAAGCAACGCGCCGTGTGGGCGGGCTGGCTGGGCACCTGCTTCAATGGCTCCAAGCTCTTTGCCATGGGCGGCCTGGTGATCCTCGCCGGCACGCTGGAAAAGAGCGCCGGCCCGGTGGTGGCCTGGGCCACGGTCTTCGGCATCGCGGCCGTGACCATGGCGGTGCTGGCGGCCTACCACGTCTGGGCCTTGCCCGACACGCGCAGCAGCGTCGAGGCCGGCGGCAGCATCGAAGTGGCCGGCACCCTGGGCGATGTGATTCGCAGCTTTTTCAAGCTCGAAGGCGTGTGGGTGGCCATCGCCTTCATCATCCTGTTCCGCGCTGGCGAGGCCCAGGTGCAGGCCATGGGCCCGCTGTTCATGAAGGACGCCCGCGAACTCGGCGGCCTGGGCATGGCCACCACCGAGGTGGGCCTGTCCTACGGCACGGCAGGCACCCTGGCCTTTCTGGCGGGCAGCATTGCCTCGGGTTACTTCACCGCCTGGTTGGGTCTGCGCCGCGCCATGATCTGGCTGCTGTTGGCGATGAATCTGCCCAATCTGGCTTTCTATGCGCTGGCGGTGAGCCAGACCACCAACCTCTGGTGGATCTCCCTGGCCGTGAGCCTGGAGACCTTCGGTTATGGCTTCGGTTTCGTTGCCGTGATCCTGTTCATGATGCAGTTCGTGGCCAAGAGCAAGTACCAGACCGCGCACTACGCCATCGCCACGGGCTTCATGGCCCTGGGCTATGTGATCTTCAAGGCCATCAGCGGCGATGTTCAGAAGTTGCTGGGCTATCAGAACTTTTTCCTCTGGGTGGTGCTCTCGGCGATTCCGGTGTTCCTGATGCTCAAGGTGCTGCCGATTCGCGAGGACGAAGCGGCTGAGCCCACGCCCGAAGCATGA